In Fulvia fulva chromosome 8, complete sequence, the DNA window TGTGTCGGAGTTGCAGTGGGAGTTGAGGATTGCCTCACCATGGAAGCTCCTTCGATCTGTACTTCCACGTCAGTGCACGCCGTTGCCGCAACATGCTTGAGGAAGGTGCTGTTAGGGTAAGAACGACAGCCTCGCACAACTCACGGCCTCTGGTCTGTGGCTGCCGTGGGAAATGTACAATCGTTTTATACAAGCCATGAGATGAGATCTCGAAGCACAGAAACAAGCTGCCCACGCCCGCTTGCTCCCTATCTATACGCCGCTAATGCATCACCATGCTCTGGTCACTGCCATGAGCTTTCCACGCGCTATAAGGGCATTTCCTGAAGCTCAAAGTTGATCATACACTCTTTCCATGCATCTGATCGGATGCGCTTGCTCTCCGCGCGATGTGTTGAATGTCCGGTCTGTTCGAACTCGGCCCGTTTGCAATAGCCTGCGCGCGGCCGTGGACAACGTCGTCTGTCGTGTCTTACTCGACATTGCCAGCGGACCCAGCGTCGGATCCTGGGCCGGAGGAGCCAGTGACGGATATGCTTGGGTCGACTGCGATCATTTCGGCAAGGATGTCAAGAATTGGCTGTGATGGTAGTGTTAGTATGAACAGAACGGTCTATGATTTTCTGAACAGCGCGCAAAAGTCTCCTTGCGCATCCTGCAGAAATGCTGTACATACCTTGGGCACCGTCTTGTCGTAGATGCTGATCAATTCCCTTGGCTGTGGGTATACCTTCAATGCCTTGTAAAAGCACAGCGCCGCATCGACTGGGTCCGAGCCATCTGTGCACATGCTCTCTCCTCTTGCAACCTCCTGCATGAAGTATGCCTCAGTGTCTTCGGGATCGCGTGGGAAGCCCTCGTCGTTGGCCTCATCCACTACTTGTCGGATCTTCTGCTTCTGCTCGCGCTCTGACGCCTTTGCCGACTCCTCCGAGATCTTCTGCACCTTCTTGTGTTGCTTCTTCAGTGTCTTCCTGAACTCTGGGTCGCTCCTTCGCTTGTGGTCGAAGTAAAAGGCGTATGCTAGGAGGCCGGTTGCGACAACGCCGACTGTTGCGACAGCGATGGTACTTGTCGAAGGACCTGATGAGGGTTGTGTGGAGGCCATGGCTGTGGGGGTGGAAGTGTGACCAAGCGCAGGTGTGTCTCGCGACAATGTCTGGATGGCGATGGCGATGGCGATGGCGATGGCGATGGCGATGGCGATGGCGATGGCGATGGCGATGGCGATGGCGATGGTGAATGTTGTACGGCGGCCCTTGTTTGAGTTGTGTTTGTGCAGTGGATTGGATAGGGACATGGCAAAATCTGGAAAGTAAAGTCGATCAAAGACGCCTGGCCCGAGCCCCGAGCGCGAGCTTGGTCATGGCCATGCATTTGAGACCAGCATCACCTGAGACTATGTCACTACATATCTATGTGCACTGATCATGTCGGAGAGCAAAGGCATCTCGCTGCGTCGCAAGAAGACGTCGGCGAAGACGGCAAAGACAGCAGCAGCGCGTCCGACGATATCCGCGCCCGTCCAGCAGCACCAGCAGCACCAGCACCAGCAGCACCAGCAAGGCGACAGTCGAAGCGCGTCGGCCGTCCGCAGCAACTCAGCATGGACCGTCGCGACGCAGGACTCTGGCACGAGCAACGCGACGTCTCGCGAACGGCCGAAGCTGGGAGGAGACCAGACGAGTGACTTGGTGAAGAGGCGATACAGCACGCGATTTGCCGGCGGAATCCCTCAAGATGGCGCCGCACCTCCCATGCCAGCGATGCCCTCGATGCCATCACAATATGCAGGAGACGCCGCCAGTCTACGCGGGGGATCACGACCACCGCCTTCACGCGATGGGCGGGCGAGTCCGGAGAAAGGGAAGGGCCGGTTGAAGGTCGACATGCGTGCACTGAAGGACCCCAATCTGCAGGTGGAGAAGTATGTCCAGAACATGCTGGCTGATGCCTCAGAAAGCGACATACATGCCTACCAGAAAGACTTGCAGAGCGTCAAGGCACACACAGATTCCGACCTGCAGCATAATGTCTACCAGAATCGAACGCAGTTCATCAAGATCTCGAAAGAGGCAGACAAGCTCAAGTCGGAAATGCGAACCTTACGAACGCTGATGACAGAGCTGACCGGTGCTTTGGGCCATGTCACGAGTGCAGGCGGTGCAGAATTGAGTTCATCCAGCACGCTCAGCGTCGCCGATAGGAAGCGCGCAAATAGGAGCAGCGTTGCCAACTTGGAGGCCATGTGGAGCACTCACCTACAGACGCTGTGGAAGAGAGTGGAAGGCAGTCAGAAGTACCTGCCCGCATTACCAGGAAGACACATCATCATGGAGAGTCAGCGCTGGGTCGAGCTCAATGCTGCAACGTGGAAGCCCAGGCGAAGGGTTGCACTGGTATTGTTAAACGACCATCTTCTGGTTGCAAGCGAGAAGAAACGGCCCGCAGATGCTACTCCACAAGGCAAGGGCAACCGGATGAGCATGTACCAACCTGCTGGACAATCACAGACGACACTCGTAGCCGACCGGTGTTGGTCACTGCATGATGTGTCTCTCGCAGACATTAGCACGAGGTCATCGACTGCCATCGGGCACAATAATACGAAGGAGAACCGAGCTATCGCCAACGCCATCAACGTCCGTGCTGGCAATGAGAGTTTCACCTATGCCACCGGAGACAGCACTGATAAAGCAGGGCTGATCGTCGCGTTCCGCAAAGCACAAGAGGACCAGCGTAAGCAGCTTGCCGCCGAACATGCTGGAAGGGAAAAGGCTCTAGATGACCTCGCTTCCCTGACCGGACGGGACGCGCGATCGTTGAAGAAGGCAGCAGCCGCAGGTAACGACCTGATCGGTGAAGATGGCAAGCTCGGTGGCCTGAGTAGAAGCAATTCGGTTCTCGTCGATGCTGATGGCCGACCGCAAAGTATAAGATGGGTCGAGTCGCAGATTGATGGCTTGGACATTGACATTGCTCTGCAGCGCTTCGAGGAAGCTGTTTCTCGAGTGGAAAAGCTTCGGAAGATGGCCCGTGGCATCAAAGGCAATGCGATGGCACAGGAAATCATTCTTGCCAAGGTCAACGAACGAGCAAGTAGACTTGCGAACAGTGTTGCAAGACAACTAAGCTATTCCAGCAGCGGTATGGAAAGGACAAAGGAGAACGTCTCGTGGCTCCTCAGACTTGGATTTGAGGAGCTGGCGCGCCAAACATACCTTGCGAGCAGAACGGAGACGATCCGAGCACGGACAAGGCAGCTTCCTTTCACTGGCGCTCTCGAGCCCTACTTACACGCGCTTGCTTACACCACATTCACACTCCTGCTACACACGTTCCGGACCTTCAACCAATCCTTCCCGACCACCAGCGGAAGTGCAGTCGTCCGATGGGCCAAGGAAAGAGTGGACGAGTTCAATGCTGCCCTGGAACGCCAGCTGAGTAGTGTCGTTCGGGAGAGTGAGATCTGGGGTATATGCATCCAGACCGTGAAAGAACAGGCTGTAGTATTGGCGGAGGTGGGAGTAGACTTCGGAGGTCTCATCGCGAGAGGACTATCAGCAGATGCGGCCGCCGCGGTGAATGGAACTCAGCCCATTGGCCTCGGAGTCCGCACTTGAACACAATGTCATGTCATGACGAACGATCAACAGAATATTCATAATCTCGAAATGCTGGTACCAGACCATTACGAAAAGAGAACACTTGTCCCGACAGAGGAGACTTCTTCAAAGCCGCTTCCACGGACCGGCGAGCAGCCAGTCGGCAGTTAAGTGACTTTACGAAGTGACTTCCCGCGTACGTGTCGCGTCGAGAATTCAGGCTTTGATTAACATCGACCACGGTCATGTCGGATCCTCCGCATTTCGCAAGCGCGCGGGTAAATCCACTCCTGAGTCCTGACCAGGATATGTTCGCCGTCGGAGCGGCGTATATTCCGACACGCTTGCGAGATGGTGAGGATCCGACATGACCGTGGTCGATGTTAATATTCCTCAGCAACCCCAAGATGGACGACGAATCGCTTTCAGACGCGAGGCAGCCTTTCGTGCGATGCTAATATGACAGGCATCATCTCTAACCTTGGCGGAAGGCCATTGTGGAAGTCCGCAAACCCAAGCACGTTTCTTGCCTACACGATCGAATCCGGCCTGCTCCGAGATGACGCCGACCAAGTTCAGGCCCGATGTCTCAACGAAACAGTAACCTCAGCCTGACCCCGATCGGTTGCTGAGAAGATAACGACAGGATCAATTAGGCACAACATTCCGACTGGCAGTAGTAATAAGAGCACTGACCTCCACACGCGCGCCCTTTTTGGAACAACTTGGACTTTTCGGCTCTACATACATCACGTGATACGCCTTGCACAGCTCTCCAGGTTCACGCTTGTATGGGCGAATACTGCTTTGAGGAATTGGTCTCCTGAAATCTCACATCAGCCAAGTGGATCATCTATAAGTCTATCAGACCGTCTTAAAGTATTGTCCTTCTCGCCTGGAACGATGTCGAAGACCGCTAGTATGACTACGACCATGGAGCATCTTACACTTCGACCGGACCAAAATTCCACAGCGTCTCCAGCAACACTTCGTCGGCGCTCATCCCTAGTACCATCCCTCTCATTCCCCAAATCCTACACCCTCCAAGAGCCAAAATCGCCCTTCCTCAAACTCCCCGCCGAAATCAGAAACGTCATCTACACCGACCTCTTCCAAGACCAAGAAGCCCGCATCAGACCCGACTACACCCTCCCCGGCCTCCTCACATCCTGCAAACAACTCTACACCGAAGCCATCGGCCTCTACTACAACCTCACTACCTTCCGCTGCCTCGACGAAACCTCTACTATCTCCTGGCTGATCCATCTCCCGAGGCCGTTCCTGGACTTGGTCCCCGAGGTGAGGTATGATACGAGGTGGATTGTTTTTGTGACGCCGATGATTCCGGTGTCGGGGGTGGAGGGGTGGTTGTTTCAGGGGTTGGTTGCGAAGTTGAAGGAGGGGGGGTTTGATGTGCATCAGCTGGGGCAGAAGGTTGGGGAGGATGGGGAGGTGGTGGGAGAAGGGAAGTTGAAGATTAGTTATTATGGGAGGGGGAGTGGGGCGAGTGGGGTTGAGTGGACGGATAGGCCTGGGTTGATTGAGGAGGTGAGGAGGGTGGGGAGGGTTTGATTGTTGGGGTGAATCTGAATGGACCGATGTTGAGTCGTGGCGCATCAGAAAAGTCACCCACATGAAGATGAATGTGGGTCCTTTGCAACAATCAGAAGCTGTATTTGAAAGCTTCCGGCTAAGAATCAGAAGTCAGACTCAAAGCACCCTCACGCGAGACACTGCAGCCTTTTCCACAACACAACACCATCAACTTGCTACCGCCACACACCCTTGCTCGACCACAGGCCACCACCACCAACACGAGCGAAAGTATCTGTACGTCGCCCGAGCCTGCTACACCACCGCTCACAAGTGGCTCCCTACTCACTCACCCACTTCCAACAGCACAACCATGACATACCAACCCCAACTCCATTCCCGCCTACTAGCCTTACTAGCTGAGCTCCGCGATCAAATCTACGAACTCACCTTCTCCGACCGACCTGTCCGAGTAGGACACCGCTACTGGGACAAGACTCGATGGCGCCGGAACTCAGCCGGCGTCACACACCGCAACGCTGGCATCGTCCTCGCCTGCAAGCAGCTCTACTACGAGACTCTTATGCTGTATTACAAGCATACCGAGTTCCTCGCTTGGAGCACGAGTTGTGTTAGAGAATGGGTGAGGTGCCTGCAACCTGAGTGCGTTCGGGCGATTAGGATGATCTTGCTGGAGGAAGCGATGTCAAGGGGGTGGGAGGATGCGGCGAAGCAGGGGTTGGTGCCGTTCTTGGGGGACAAGGCTGCTTATTTGCGGAGTGGGGTGCTGTGTGTGGAGATTCTAATGCCGCGGGGTGGTGGGAGGAGGGCTGTGAGGATTTGAGGGGTGGTGGTGATGGTCGCGGAATCGAGCACGCTAGTGAGTCTGGACTTGGAGAGATGGATGTGGGTGGTGAGCACAAGTAATATAAAGGGACGAGATCCTCGAAACGAGTACTTTACTCTCAGTACTCGGGTATTCTTAACTATATGCACTTTACGCACGACACAACTAACCATACGTATCGTCCTAATTGGAGGTGACGGACTACACAAGGGACCGAGCTCAGGGTCTTGATTGAGCCCCACCAGAGAGTCAGCTGGAGGCATAATGATCATCATGCATGTGAAAGTGAATCAGATGATGTGTGAACAATTGAAAGCTTGAGCACAAGCCACACATTCAGGAACTTCGAGGTCAAAGAGCAGACTTGAGCCGGCTTCAACTTGTTCACGACACATCACACCGAAACCCGTCAACGGCCAAACCATCTCTCAGCATCCCTCGCAGAGCCTCGCCACCACCATCACCCTCGACCACCTCGACACCCCCCTCGCCTACCCACCATGCACCAAAAATCCCAACAACAATCCCGCCTCCTCAGCCTCCCCCGCGAACTCCGCAACCGCATCTACACCCTCACCTTCTGCTCCCACGTCGCCACAGTCTGTGAGCTCGGCGTAGTCCGCCATGGAGGCAGCATTATCGGAACCTGCCAACTGGCCCGAGCCGAGGCGACGCCGCTGTACTACAAGCACATTACCTTCCTGGTCCACGACTTCGGTGCGCTTCGGTACTGGCTGGGAGGATTGGATGAGGGCCGTCGCAAGGCTGTGAGTGGGATTTTGTGGGTTGCTCCGAGGGTGTCGTATGGACCTATGCCGTCGGTGTTGAATTTGAGAGAGGAGTTAGAGGGGTGGGAATTGAGATTGGGGAAGGGTGTGTTGGAGAGTACGGAGTTGGGGATTTTGGGGGAGGGGTATAGGGCGGACGAAGAAGAGGGTGAGGCATGATGGCTTACATGCGGTCTTGGGTGCTACGTTTGGTAAGTTTCTACGCTACTTGTCTTGCTACAAGCTGACGGAAAGCACGTCAGGCGCGTTTGGCTATGTGACGATGATTGGGCAAGGAAAAATTGAGAAGTCATCCCAAAGCAAGCGTACCATGGCTTCATCGGAACTCCGACGATGGAAACGAGCAAGCTGCGTAGTCTATGAAGAGTCTTGGCACAGCATTAAGATGACTTTGGCGTTGATGACGATATCCACAAGATTGCAATGCCTGGCTACAAACATTGAGCCTATCACATGCTCGCGGCGTGCAATGCTTGGCGAAGTCTAGCAAAAGCCTAGAAGCTTTGAACTGTTTAGATCCTGATTCTGCATATCTCACCTACCACAGCTGCAAGTACCGCAAGATTGACGCTTAACATCGTCGCAGGCGCGCAACTTATTAGAGATCAAGCAGGAATGATCACATATGTCTGAGTAGAAATGCATTGTTCGAGAATACCTTTGCAGAGTCTGGACTGACGTTTCGCGCAAGGCTGCGAATACAGAGAGGGAGCAGTCCCAAATGCTTGCTTGGGGTTCAGGAGAAGGTGTTGTGTCGACTATCACATGCACGATTCCACGGCGGACGCTAGACAAGGATTGCGGCTGCAAGCGAAAAGCTTCGTACCACTCGAGACTCGAGCTCCGCGCTTGCTTCTTTCAACTTCCCTCTGAACATCACTCAACGATGTTGGAGCTTCAATATTGAGCACACTCATTGCCACTCTTCGCCGTCATGGCGCCAGCACAGAGCAAGCCGACGCTGCTCACAATTCCACGGGAACTGCGGGACATCATATACGGGTACATTCAGCGACCACTGTGCTACGTAGCAGTACATACTGACAGAGTTAGTTACACCTTCACGCGTGTGGTCAGGCTCCGAAGTCCCGAGCTGCGCAAACAAATCAGAGAGCAATACGATACCCCCCTCGACAGGTCCAAATATCGAGATACGAACGCCGGCATCCTGCTTGCCTGCAAACAACCCCACGATGAAGCTCTCAGCCTCTACTACAGCTGTAGTATCTTCCTCATCAACGATGCACGCCGGCTGCGTAGCTGGGCACTCCACACCAAGATCAAGTCCGAGCTGGTCCACCGCATCAAGACAATTCGTATCTGCCACCGCCGAGAGGGCTGGTGGCCATTCGTGGACCGGCTGAATCGCGTGCGATCTCATCTGGAGGGACTGCACGCGATGTCCAACATGATAGAGACAGTGGCAGTCAAGATCTATTTTGGCGGTCGCCTATCGAGGTCTGACCAGAACGCAGAGGCGAACGAGGAGAGCTATAAGTACGACTCATCCGATGAACTCTGGGTGCCGGTCGGCCACGAGGCTATGAGCGCGTGGGAACAGTGCTGGGATACGGAGCTGGCCAGTTCGATCTACTATTAGCCAACGTTCGAAGCTCGGTCAAAGGTGTTGGCTCACTATTACGAAGCAACAAATAGAGGGATCGCAGTTGGTGTGAAGAAGGAGGAACAAAAGTGCGAACAAACATTCTGCTCCCCTTACCAAAGATGGCTCTATTGTCCTTAGCTCACAATAGCTGTCATGTGCCTGCATGTCTCATTCACTTTCTGCTCACTTCTGCTTGTCTTGTCATGTGCTTCCCGGTCTTTTTGATGCTTCTTAGTCACGTCGACCATTTTCTCACCGACATCCAATAATTCTCGTCACGACATCTGAACAACATCATCACGATGGCG includes these proteins:
- a CDS encoding Mitochondrial import receptor subunit tom20, whose translation is MSLSNPLHKHNSNKGRRTTFTIAIAIAIAIAIAIAIAIAIAIAIAIQTLSRDTPALGHTSTPTAMASTQPSSGPSTSTIAVATVGVVATGLLAYAFYFDHKRRSDPEFRKTLKKQHKKVQKISEESAKASEREQKQKIRQVVDEANDEGFPRDPEDTEAYFMQEVARGESMCTDGSDPVDAALCFYKALKVYPQPRELISIYDKTVPKPILDILAEMIAVDPSISVTGSSGPGSDAGSAGNVE
- a CDS encoding Exocyst complex component exo84, coding for MSESKGISLRRKKTSAKTAKTAAARPTISAPVQQHQQHQHQQHQQGDSRSASAVRSNSAWTVATQDSGTSNATSRERPKLGGDQTSDLVKRRYSTRFAGGIPQDGAAPPMPAMPSMPSQYAGDAASLRGGSRPPPSRDGRASPEKGKGRLKVDMRALKDPNLQVEKYVQNMLADASESDIHAYQKDLQSVKAHTDSDLQHNVYQNRTQFIKISKEADKLKSEMRTLRTLMTELTGALGHVTSAGGAELSSSSTLSVADRKRANRSSVANLEAMWSTHLQTLWKRVEGSQKYLPALPGRHIIMESQRWVELNAATWKPRRRVALVLLNDHLLVASEKKRPADATPQGKGNRMSMYQPAGQSQTTLVADRCWSLHDVSLADISTRSSTAIGHNNTKENRAIANAINVRAGNESFTYATGDSTDKAGLIVAFRKAQEDQRKQLAAEHAGREKALDDLASLTGRDARSLKKAAAAGNDLIGEDGKLGGLSRSNSVLVDADGRPQSIRWVESQIDGLDIDIALQRFEEAVSRVEKLRKMARGIKGNAMAQEIILAKVNERASRLANSVARQLSYSSSGMERTKENVSWLLRLGFEELARQTYLASRTETIRARTRQLPFTGALEPYLHALAYTTFTLLLHTFRTFNQSFPTTSGSAVVRWAKERVDEFNAALERQLSSVVRESEIWGICIQTVKEQAVVLAEVGVDFGGLIARGLSADAAAAVNGTQPIGLGVRT